The Jannaschia sp. GRR-S6-38 genomic interval CGTGGGCCTGACCACGACGCCCGCGGGCACGCTGAACAACTGGGGCTTCTCCAAGCTGACCCGTGGCGACAGCGAGGCCGCCGAGCGGCTCTTCACCGAGGCGATCACCTATGACGACAAGCTCTTCACCGCGAAGAACAACCTCGTCCTCGCCCGCGCGGCGCGCCGCACCTACACCCTGCCCTCGCTGCGGATGTCGCAGGAGGAGCGCGCGCAGCTGATGCACACCGCGGGCCTCGCGGCGATCAAGCAGGGCGATGTCGATATCGGCCGCAGCCTGCTCGAGGACGCGATCGCCACCCATCCCCGCTATTTCGAGCCCGCGGTCCGCGCGCTCGAGGCGCTGGACGCCTGAGCCATGGAGGTCGCGCTGGCCGCCACGCCGATGCAGGGCTGGGTCTTCGGCCTGCTCTCGCTGCCGATCTGCCTCTGGGTCGCCTATACCGACCTGTCGCAGATGCGGATCCGCAATCAGGCGGTTCTGGCGCTGTTCCTCGTCTACGTGCTGGCCGGCATCTTCGTCGTGGCGCCGCTGACCGAGTACCTGTGGCGCTTCGTCAACCTGGCCGTGATCCTGGCCGCGGGCTTCCTTCTGTCGACGGCGCGCGCGGTGGGCGCGGGCGACGCGAAATTCGCGGCCGCGATGGCCCCCTTCGTCGCGCTGGCCGATATCGGCGAGGTGCTGATCCTGTTCTCGGTCCTGCTGATCGCCACCTGGCTTCTGCACCGCGTGGCCCGGTCGATGGCCCCGGTGCGCAACCTCGCGCCCGACTGGAAAAGCTGGACCGAGGCCAAGGACTTCCCGATGGGCATCACGCTCGCCGCCACGCACCTGACTTACCTGGGCCTCGCGGCCACGCAGGGCTGAGCGAGGGCGAAGGAAATTCCCACACCCGGCCGCCGGACCGGGACCGTATTTGGAGGATGCGCCGATGAATATGCATACCGATCCCGCCCAGCTGGGCGTGCCCGCGCCGACGCAGCCCCGCACGCTGCAAGAAACCGGCCTGACCGGGGTGATGCTGCGCGACGTCATGCTCAAGACCGTCTACCGCAAGTCGGTCGAAACGACGCGCGAGATCTCGGCCGCGATCTGCCTGACGACGGGGCTGACGCAGCAACTGATCGATCAGGCGCGCGAGGCCGGGCTCATGCAGGCGACCGGCACAATGCATGCCGGCTCCTCCGGCGAGATGGGCTATCAGCTGACCGATGCCGGCAAGGGCCGCGCGACCGACGCGCTGGCGCAGTCCGAGTATTACGGGCCGATGCCCGTCCCGCTCGATCGCTACAAGGAGCAGGTCAAGGCGCAGTCGATCAAGAACATCAAGATCACGCGCCAGCGCCTGCTCGACTCGATGGGCCACCTGATCCTGCCGAAGGACTTGATCGACCAGCTGGGCCCCGCGGTGGGCTCGGGCCGGTCGGTGCTGATGTACGGCCCGCCCGGCAACGGTAAGTCTTCCATCGCCGAGGGCATCCGCGCCTCGCTGGGCGACAATATCTGGATCCCGCACGCGATCGAATACGCGGGCCAGGTCATCACGCTCTACGACCCGATCGTGCACACGAAGGTCGAACAGCCCGATCACGAGAACAGCCTGCGCAAGACGAACCTGCGGGTCGATACGCGCTACCTGCTCTGCACCCGGCCCACCGTGATGACGGGCGGCGAGCTGGCGCTCGACATGCTGGATCTCAACTACAACGCGGTGGCGCGCACCTATCAGGCGTCGCTGCAGCTCAAATCCTCGGGCGGGGTGTTCATCGTCGACGACCTCGGTCGCCAGGAGGAGCCGCCGCAGAAGATCGTCAACCGCTGGATCGTCCCGATGGAGATGGGCTACGACATCCTGGCGCTGCAATCGGGCGAGAAGTTCGAGGTGCCCTTCGACACGCTCGTGGTCTTCTCGACCAACTTCCACCCCAACAAGATCTTCGACGTCGCGGCCCTGCGCCGGATCTTCTTCAAGGTCCTGATCGACGGGCCGACCCAGGCCGAGTTCCTCAAGATCTTCGCCATGGTCGCCAAGAAGAAGAAATTCGCGCTGGACGAGCCGTCGCTCGTCCACCTTCTGAAGTCGAAATATCCAGAGATCGACAACGTCTACGCGAATTACCACGCGAACTTCCTGATCGATCAGATGATCGCGACCTGCAATTTCGAGGGCATGGAATACCGCATGACCCCCGAGCTGGTCGACCGCGCCTGGGCCAACCTCTTCGTCGAGGAGACCGAGATCGTCCACTGAGCCCGCGAAAGGGCCCGGCGCCGCCCGATTCCCGCCAAGAAGACCGGCGAGACAGGCATTAACCACGACGACGCATCCGCAAGAAAGGATCACGCCATGACCGACATGACCCGCTCGCTGAAGCGCACGGTCCGTCTGGGCTATGTTGTCGTTCCCGCCGCGGGTCTCGCCGGCATCCTGGCGGCCGTCGCCGTCACGATCGGCACCGCGATCACCGGCCCCGAGACCGCCTATGACGCGATCCAGCCCGAGCAGATCGCCGAGATCGAATTCCTGTCGCAATCCGGCGTCGAGCTGGATGCCGTCGATGCCGCCTGCGCGCTGACGGGCTGCGCCGGCGCGGAGATTACGCGCGTCCTGCGCGCCGAGGCGGCCGCAATGACCGGCGACGAGCTTTCCGCCGCGCTGCGCGACCAGGCCCGCACGCTGTCGGCCAATTTCGGTGCGCTGGACGCCGCGACCGGCGACCAGGCCGCGATGCTCAAGGCCGAGAACGCCGCGCTCCTGCAGATCGTCGATCTTTACCGCCACGAGCTGCGCGCCCGCCGCTGATCCCTCCCCGCACCGCAACCCGCCGCACCGGCCCCGCCCGCGTCCCGGGCGGGGCCGATCCGCTTTTGGGGATCGTCCGCGCCGGGCCGGCCTATTCGGCGACAACGCGCGGATCGTCTTCACCATTCCCCCGAATGGGACCCAATACGCCCGTGCTCGGCCACGAAGCCGCCCAATTTATCGGTAAAAGTCAAAGCAAGGACTTTCGTCCCCCCTGGAACCGAAACGAGAGTGGATTCATGAACTTCAACACCGAGCAATTCATTTCCGAAGAATCCGGTGCGGTCACCGTCGACTGGGTCGTGCTGACGGCCGCGCTGGTGGGCCTGGGCCTCGCCGTGATGGGCGTCGTGTCGACCGGCGTGCAGGACGTCTCGGGCGATATCCAAGGCCAGCTGGAGTCGGACGCGATCATGCGCGTGGCCTTCACCACGGACGTGACCGACGCGCTGACCAGCAGCGAAGTCAGCGGCCTGACGGCGGCCTTCGCCAACATGTCGAACGAGCAGCTGCAGTCCGCCTGGGAAGGCGCCGCGCAGGAGTATGTCGAGGCCGCCACCGCGCTCGACGGCATCGTCACGGCCGGATCCTCCGCCGACTGGAACGACCCGGCGACCACCGTCAGCTACGCCGGCGTCGATTACGCCTCGGAGAGCGAGTACAACAGCGCCGTCTCCAGCTACCAGACGATCAGCGACCAGGCGACGCAGCGCTACGGCATGCACCAGAACGAGGGCACTGAGCGGGGCTACGAGTTCCAAGCGCCGACGCAGCAGGTCGCCACGGGCGGCTGACGCATCCGCATATCGAGCACGGAAGGGCGGGCCATCGCGGCCCGCCCTTCTTTTTGCGCGGGGCGATGCTACGTCGGGCGAGATGGACGCCATGCTGCCCCCTGCCCTTTCGGAGTTCTTCACCAGCCGTCACTGGACGCTCCACCCGCACCAGCGCGAAATGCTGGCGCGCGCCGATGCCCCGGCACTGCTGCTGATCGCGCCGACCGGCGGGGGCAAGACGCTCGCGGGCTTCCTGCCGACGCTGGCCGAGCTGGCGGATGGCGAGCACACGGGGCTCCACACGCTCTACGTCTCGCCGCTCAAGGCGCTGGCCAACGACATCCGACGCAACCTCTCGACCCCGATCGCGGAGGCTAGCCTGCCGATCCGTGTCGAGGACCGCACCGGCGACACCAGCCAGACCCAGCGCAAGCGCCAGCGCGCGGACCCGCCGCATATCCTGCTGACGACGCCGGAAAGCCTCGCGCTGATGATCTCCTACCCGGACGCGGCGCGCACCTTCGCCGGGCTCAAGCGCGTGATCGTCGACGAGATCCACGCGCTGGCCGACAACAAGCGCGGCGACCAGCTGATGCTGTGCCTGTCGCGCCTGCAGACGCTTGCGCCCGGGCTGCGCCGCGTCGGGCTGTCCGCCACCGTCGACGACCCCGGCGTGATCGCCCATTACCTGGCGCGCCACCCCGATCCTTGCCCGATCCTGCATGCCGATCCCGGCCCGCCGCCCGATATCGACGTGCTGGAGACGGAGGAGGCCCCGCCCTGGGCCGGCGCTGGCGGGCGCTATGCCATCCCTGCGGTCCTCGAGCAGGTGCGGCAGCACAACACCACGCTGATCTTCCACAACACCCGCGCCCAGGCCGAGATCTTCTTCCACAACCTCTGGCTCGCCAACGAGGAGGGGCTGCCCATCGGCATCCATCACGGCGCGCTGTCGAAGGAGGCGCGGCTGCGCGTGGAGCAGGCGATGGTCGCAGGCGAGCTGAAGGCGATCGTCGCCACCGGCAGCCTCGATCTCGGGATCGACTGGGGCGATGTCGACCTGGTGATCCAGATCGGCGCACCGAAGAAGGTCAAGAACCTGGTCCAGCGGATCGGCCGCGCCAATCACCGCTACAACGCGCCCTCGAAGGCCCGGCTAGTCCCCGCCAACCGCTTCGAGGTGATCGAGTGCCACGCCGCGCTCGAGGCGGTGCGCGCGGGCCAGCTCGACGGCGATCTGCGCCTCGACGGGCCGCGCGACGTGCTGTGCCAGCATATCGCCTGCGTGGCCTGCGCCGGCGATTTCGCGGCCGACGAACTGTTCGCCGAGGTGACCTCGGTCGGGCCCTATTCGGCGCTGTCGCGGGCCGATTTCGACGACTGCCTCGATTTCGTGGCGACCGGCGGCTACGCGCTGCGCGCCTATGACCGCTACCAGCGGCTGAAGGAACGGGCACCCGGCATCTGGGGCCTGCGCGATCCGCGCGCGGCGCGACAGATCCGCATGAACCTCGGCACGATCGTCGACACCGATAAGCTGAAGGTCCGCTTCAAGGGCCGGGGCGGCCAGCCGCTGGGCGAGATCGAGGAGGGCTTCGCCGCGACGCTGTCGCCCGGCGACACCTTCCTGATGGGCGGACAGGTCGTGCGCTACGAGAACATGCGCGAATTGACCGTCGAGGTCTCGCCCCGCCCGAACAAGGAGCCGCGGATCGCGACCTATGTGGGCTACAAGTGGACGACCTCGGTGAAGCTGGCCCACCGCATCCAGGACATGCTGCACGAGCGGCGCTTCGACGCCCTGCCCGGCCACACCCGCGAATGGCTGGAGCTGCAGGACCGCAATTCCCGCATGCCCGAGCCGGGCCGCCTTCTGGTCGAGACCTTCCCCCGCGACGGCCGCCATCACGTGACGCTCTACGGCTTCGCGGGCGTCAACGCGCATCAGACGCTGGCGCTTCTGGTTACCAAGGGGATGGAGGAGGCCGGGCTCGACCCGCTGGGCTTCGTCGCCACGGATTACGCCACGATGATCTGGGGCCTACGCCCAGTGCCCGACATCCGACCCTTCCTGCAGAACGACGGCGTCCATGCCGCGCTGGAGAGCTGGCTTCAGGGCAACGCGGTGATGAAGCGCACCTTCCGCAACGCCGCAATCATCGCCGGGCTGATCGACCGCAACTACCCGGGCAAGCGCTCGACCGGGCGGCAGGCGGCGTTCTCGTCGGACATCCTCTACGACACGCTGCACCGCTACGATCCCGACCACCTGATGCTGCGCATCACCGAGGAGGAGGCGATGCGCGGCCATATCGATTTCGGCCGGGTCGAGCTGCTGCTGGAGACGGTGGGCGACCGGATCGACCAGGTGCGGCTGGACCGCGTCAGCCCGCTTTCAGCGCCCCTGTTCCTCGAACACGGGATCGTGCCGATCAAGGGCCGGGCCGAGGCGCGGCTGATGGAGGAGGAGGCCGCCGCGCTGATGGCGGAGGCCGGACTGAGCCTCGAATGAAGCGTCTTCCCACGGCAGTCTTGCGTCCCGCCACGCGCCGTGATTCACCCGGACAAATGCGGAACGCGCATGCCTTCACCTTCGCAGGCCAGCACCTGGTCGCCCGGCCCTCCGGCGCGCTCTACTGGCCGTCGGCGCGGCTTCTGGTCGTCAGCGACCTGCACCTGGGCAAGTCCGAGCGCATCGCGCGGCGCAGCGGGCCCCTGCTGCCGCCCTACGAGGTGCTGGACACGCTGACCCGGCTGGACGAGGACATCACTGACACCGACCCGGCCGCCGTCATCAGCCTCGGCGACAGCTTCGACGACATGGCGGCGGTGCAGGCGCTCGATCCCGATTTCCACGCCTGGCTGCGGCGGCTGATGGCCGGGCGCGACTGGACCTGGGTGACGGGCAACCACGATCCGGCGCCGCTGGGCCTGGGGGGTCACGCCGCCGAGGGCGTCACCTGCGAGCCGCTGACCTTCCGCCATATCGCGACCGAGGCGGGGCGCCATGAGGTGTCGGGGCATTACCATCCGAAGGCCGCGCTGTCGGTGCGCGGGCGGCGCGTGTCGCGGCCCTGTTTCCTGCATGACGGCAACCGGCTGATCCTGCCGGCCTACGGCACCTATACCGGCGGGCTGCGGTCGCGCGACGCGGCCCTGGCCGGGCTGATGGGCGCGCAGGCCCGAGCCATCCTCGCCGGATTGCCGATGGTGGAGATCCCGATGCCGCGCTAGGCTCCGCCGACCGGAGCCGGAGACCCCGATGCGCGCCCTCGCCCTAATCCTCGTCCCGATCCTTGTCCTGTCCGGCTGCGCCGCCGTGGTCGCGCCGCTGCTGCCCGCCTATCGCGACACCTCCGTCACCATCGCCTCGAAGGCCGATTTCGACCCCGCGCGCTATGCCGGGCTCTGGCACGAGGTCGCGCGCTTCCCGGTGCCGTTCCAATCCGGCTGTCCCCGCGCCACCGCCGAATACACAGCCCCCGACGCGGCGGGCGAGATCCGGCTGCGCAACACCTGCCGCGACGCCGACGGCGCGGCCCTGCGCGCGATCACCGGCCGGGCCGAGACCATCGGACCGGGCCGGCTGCGGGTCAGTTTGTCGGGCGTGCCCTTCGCCGCCCCGCTCTGGGTGCTGTGGACCGATGCCGATTACCGGACGGCGGTGCTGGGCCAGCCCGATGGCCGGGCCGGCTGGATCCTGAACCGCGACCCCGAAATCCCCCCCGACCGGCTGGCCGCCGCGCTGACCGTTCTGGACTTCAACGGCTACGATACGGGGGCGCTGATCTACGCGCCTGCGGTCCAAAAGCCGCTCGAATGAATCGATTCGAAAAAACTTTCTTGCAAAGGCGAATCAGAAATTGACCCCCGATTCGCAACCGGGTTAGTGTCAGTCATCGGCCGGGCAGTGGCCGGAAAGATCAAATAAAAACAAGCCTTTGGGGCAGTTCTCATGATGTCGGCATGCGCGGGCGCGCAGGTCATATCCACCGTACAGGCGCGGGTGGACGGATCGTTTCCGTCCACCCGCACGCCGTTTCCGAAAGGGGCCCGGTTTCGCTGGTTCGGAGAGCCGCTGCGCCTCGACGGGGCGCGGGCGGCGATGCTGCTGCCCGAGCCGCTGGGACAGGCCGAACTGCGCGGCCACCTGCCCGCCGCCATCGCCAAGCTCGGCCGTTCGCGCGGCGCTCTGCCGGCGGCCGAAGCCCGCCCCATCCCGGACGCGCAAGACGATCCCGACGCGCTGATCTTGACCGATGGCGCGGCCCGCTGGTCGGCCCGGATGATCGAGACCGCAACCGGCGAGACCCTCCTTCTGTTCGACGCGGGCCTGCCGCCCGCCAACGCCACGCTGCGCATCGCGCAATCGCCCGTGCTGCGCGTGCCGCCGCCGCTGCGCGAGACGATCTGCTTCGTGCAGGGCACGCAGATCGAGACCGAGAACGGCCCCCGCGCGATCGAGGATCTCGATCCCGGCGACCGGGTCCTGACCCGCGACGACGGGCTGCAGCCGATCGAATGGATGGGCATGCGCCGGATCTCGGGCGCGCGGCTCTACGCGATGCCCGGGCTGCGGCCGGTGCGGCTGCGGGTCGGGGCGGTGGGCTCCGGGCAGACGCGCGACATTCTGTTGTCGCCGGGACACCAGGTGCTGCTGTCGGGCGCGAAGCCGCGGGCGCTTTTCGGGACCGACGAGGTGCTGGTCCGTGCCCGTGACCTGCGCGACGACCGCTGGGTGACCGAGGAGCATGGGCTGGGCGAGGTGATCTACATCCACCTGCTGTTCCGCCGCCACCAGGTGATCTGGGCCAACGGCCTGCCCTGCGAGAGCTTCCATCCCGCCGATGCCGATCTCGACCACCTCAACCCGGTGGACGTGGAGGAGCTGCACGAGATCGCCCCGCCGGGCGGCTACGGCCCGCATGCCCGCCGCTGCCTCAGCCCGGCCGAGCTGGCCATCCTGCGGCACGAGGGCGCCCCCCGCTACCTGAGTTGACACCCGCCCGGACCCGTCTTAGAGGGCGGCTTCCATTGGTGTTGGCGGCCCCCGCAAGGGGATGCCTGTCGGGCTTCGGCCAAAGGACAACGCCCTCATATTCAGAGGAGATCAGACGGTGACCAAACGCACCTCTGCCAAGTACAAGATCGACCGCCGCATGGGCGAGAACATCTGGGGCCGCGCCAAGAGCCCCGTGAACCGCCGCGAATACGGCCCCGGCCAGCACGGCCAGCGCCGCAAGGGCAAGATGTCCGATTTCGGCCTGCAGCTGCGGGCCAAGCAGAAGCTGAAGGGCTATTACGGCGATCTGACCGAGAAGCAGTTCCGCCGCATCTTCGCCGAGGCCGAGCGCCAGCGCGGCGACACCGGCGAGAACCTGATCGGCCTGCTGGAGCGCCGTCTCGACGCGGTCGTCTACCGCGCGAAGTTCGTCGCCACCATCTTCGCCGCCCGCCAGTTCGTAAACCACGGCCACGTCACGGTGAACGGCCAGCGCGTCAACATTCCCTCCTACAAGGTGAAGGAAGGCGACGTGATCGCGGTGCGCGACAAGTCCAAGCAGCTGGCCAGCGTGCTGGAAGCCTCGCAACTGGCCGAGCGCGACGTGCCCGACTACCTGGATGTCGACCACGGCAAGATGACCGCGACCTATGTCCGCGTGCCCGGCCTGTCGGACGTCCCCTACGCGGTGATGATGGAGCCGAACTTGGTCATCGAATACTACGCGCAGAACTGATCGCGGATCCGCGACGTGAAGCAGGGGCCGTCCTTCGGGGCGGCCCTTTTCGTTCGGCAGGAGCGACGGATCAGTGCAGCTTGAGCCGGGGCCGGACGATCTGGTTCACATGTCCCATGACGATCAGGACCGACCCCTTCAGCCAGCCGTGGATCGCGAGGATGTGCATCCGGTAGAGTGACCGGTAGGCCATGCGCGCGAGCCGCCCCTCGACCGCCATCCGGCCGCCGACGAGATTGCCCATCAGGCTGCCGACGGCGGCGAAGCGGCTGAGCGAGACGAGCGAGCCGTGATCGTTGTAGCGGAAGGCCTCCGGCGCCTGCCCGGCCATCATCCGATTGAGGTTGCGGAAGACCCGGGCGGCCATCTGGTGCGCGGACTGGGCGCGGGGCGGGATCGGCCGCTCCTCGCCCGGCAGAAGGCACGAGGCGCAGTCGCCCAGGCTGAAGATACGGTCGTCCATTGTGGTCTGAAGCGTCGGGCGCACGACGAACTGCCCCAGCCGGCTGAGCTCCAGATCGCTCATCGCCTCGACGCCATGCGCCCCGCGCACCCCCGCCGCCCAGAGGATCAGGTCGGCCTCGACCGTGCCGCCATCCTTGGTGTGCACGGCCTTGGGCGTCACCTTCACCACTTGCGTCGAGGGCCGCACCTCGGCGCCCAGCGCCTCCAGCTCGGCTTGCGCCGTCGCGGCAAGGTCCTCGTCCAGCGCGGGCAGGATGCGCGGCCCGGCTTCCAGCAGCGTGACCTGCAGCGCGCTCTCGTCGAAGACTTCCAGCCCGTAGTTCTGCAGCCCCTTGGCGGCGTTGAACAGCTCCGCCGAAAGCTCGACCCCCGTGGCCCCGCCGCCGACGATGCAGATGCGAACCTTCGACGCCGCGCCGCCTTCGGCACGGTGCAGGTTGGCCCGGAAGCAGGCGTTCAACAGCTTGTGGCGGAACGTGTCCGCCTGCGTCCGATGCTCCAGGAACATCGCGTGCTCCCGGACGCCGGGGATGCCGAAATCGTTCGACACGCCGCCGATGGCCAGCACCAGGTAATCGTAGCGAATGCGATGGCGGTCCAGCACCTCCTCGCCGTCGGCGTCCATCAGGGGCGCGGTGGTGATGACCCGCGCCTCCCGGTCGATGCTTTCCAGCGCGCCGTAGAAGAAGCGGTAGCCCCAGCGCGCCGCGTGCCCGCCATACCCGACCTCGTCCAGGTTCGCGTCGAGCGAGCCGGCCGCGACCTCGTGCAGGAGCGGCTTCCAGATATGGGTCCGGTTGCGATCGACGAGGATGATGTCGTGGTTCTTGCGGCCGTAGCGCGCGCCCAGCTTCCGGGCGAGTTCCAGCCCTCCGGCCCCGCCCCCGACGATGACGATCTGGGTCTTTCGCTGCGATCCGGCATCCGGCATCTGGGTCCCCCCGATATGAAACGGTCCAATATCGGAGGGCGAACGATGCAACGCCCCGACATGGGTCCGAGCATAGCGCCCCCGCATGGCGCGTCCATCCGTCCGGCCATCGCGCGGGACGGGCCGCGTTGACGCCATGGAAGCGCCATGGGAAACGGCGGCCCAATCGAAGTGTGCCGGAGAAACAAGCGATGTCCGACCACCCCATCCACGCCCGCATCGACGGCGCCGTCGTGATGATCGGCTTCGGATCGATCGGGCGCGGGACGCTGCCGCTGATCGAGCGCCATTTCGACTACGACCGCGAGAAATTCCTGGTCATCGAACCCGCCGAGAAGGGCTGCGCCGAGCTGCGCGAACGCGGCATCGCGCATCGGCAGGTCGCGCTGACGCCCGAGAATTACCGCGAGGTTCTGGGCGAGGTGCTGACGCCGGGCGCAGGCTTCTGCGTGAACCTGTCGGTGGACACCTCCAGCCTCGACCTGATGCGCTTCTGCCGCGAGATCGGGGTGCCCTATATCGACACCGTGGTGGAGCCGTGGGCCGGCTTCTACTTCGACACCGAGGACAACGCCCAGCGCACGAATTACGCGCTGCGCCAGGCCGTTCGCGACGAGAAGGCCGCGAACCCGGGCGGCACCACCGCCGTGTCCTGCTGCGGGGCCAATCCGGGGATGGTGTCGTGGTTCGTCAAGGCGGGGCTCCTGCAATTGGCGCAAGACACCGGCCGCGACGCCGCCGCGCCCGCGGACCGCGCCGGCTGGGCCGCGCTGATGCGCGACCTGGGCGTCAAGGGCGTGCATATCGCCGAGCGCGACACCCAGGCCCGGGCCGAGCCGCGCCCCCGCGACGTCTTCGTCAACACCTGGTCGGTCGAGGGCTTCATCGCCGAGGGCTTCCAGCCGGCCGAGCTGGGCTGGGGCACGCATGAGACGTGGTTTCCTGAGAACGGCCACCGCCACGCTTCCGGCTGCCAATCCGCGATCTGGCTGAACCGTCCCGGCGCAATCACCCGCGTCCACACCTGGTGCCCCACCCCGGGCCCGCAATTCGGCTTCCTCGTCACCCATAACGAGGCGATCTCGATCTCGGACTACTACACCGTGGGCGACGGCGCGGAGCCGGATTATCGGCCGACCTGCCACTATGCCTACCATCCCTGCGACGACGCGGTGCTGAGCCTGCACGAGATGTTCGGCGCGGGCCGCCAGCAGACCGTGCATCACATCCTCGGCGAGGACGAGATCGTCACCGGCATCGACGAGCTGGGCGTGCTCCTGTTCGGCCATGAGAAGAACGCGCTCTGGTACGGCTCGCGCCTGTCCAATGCGGAGACGAAGCGCCTCGCCCCCGACCAGAACGCGACCGGCCTGCAGGTGACCTCGGCCGTGCTGGCCGGGATGGTCTGGGCGCTGGAGAACCCCAGTGCGGGCATCGTCGAAACCGACGAGATGGACCACGCCCGCTGTCTCGAGATCCAGACGCCCTATCTGGGCCCGGTCGAAGCGCATTACACCGATTGGACCCCCCTGCAGGACCGTTGGCAGCATTTCCCGGAAGATATCGACGAAAGCGACCCCTGGCTCTTCCGGAACGTGCTGGCCAGCTGAGGGCGATGCTCGGCCCCGTTCTCGACCGGCTGGAACGTCGCGGCGTCGACAGGGTCAAGGCGCGCGACGCGATCCGGCGCGCGGTGCAGGCGACGACTGGGGCCGTGCTGGCCTGGACGGTGCTGCGCCTCCTGCCGCTCGAAGGCTATTTCGTCGGCATCCTCGCCGCCGTTCTGATCGTCCAGCCCTCCGCAGATGGGACACTGCATTCGGCCAAGGCGCGGGTCATGGCCACGGTGGTGGGCTGCGCCGTCGGGCTGGCCTGTTTGCTGATCCTGCCGCCCGGCTGGGGGGCGATCACCGGGCTGGCGGTCGCGATGCTGATCCTGAACGTGACCGCGACCTTTCGGCCCGACTGGACCTACGGCATCGTCGCCGCGGTGGCGCTGGCCACGGCGCAGGGCGCGGATCTCTGGGCGCAGGCGCTGGACCGGGTGCTGTCCATCGCCGTCGGCGCGGCGATCGGCATCGCGGTCGCCTCGCTTCTGTGGCGCGACCGGGCGCGGGCCCGCTTCGACCGGCACATGCGCGCCGCACTCGAGGCCTTGGCCGACAATGCCTGCGAGGCCACCGCCAAGTCGACCCGCGCCGAGCCCGACACGAACCTGTCGGCCGCGCCGCGCTTCCACCAGCGGCTGCGCCTGGCGCGCGAGGCGCTGGACGTGATGGCGCTCGACGAAAGCGACGGGCTGCGCGCGCGGGCCGATGCGGCGGCCGAGCTGATGGGCGCGATCGAATTCCTGAACCGCGCCGCCGCGACCCCCGCAGACCTGTCGGGCGACCCCGAGCTCGGCGACGCGCTGGACCGCTTCCGCCAGGCCGTGGCCGAAGACCTGCGCGACCCCGCGACCATCGGCGGATCCGACAGCGATCCGACCGAGGGGCCCGTCACCCAGGCCCAGCGCGACGTCAGCGCCCGCG includes:
- a CDS encoding Hint domain-containing protein; its protein translation is MMSACAGAQVISTVQARVDGSFPSTRTPFPKGARFRWFGEPLRLDGARAAMLLPEPLGQAELRGHLPAAIAKLGRSRGALPAAEARPIPDAQDDPDALILTDGAARWSARMIETATGETLLLFDAGLPPANATLRIAQSPVLRVPPPLRETICFVQGTQIETENGPRAIEDLDPGDRVLTRDDGLQPIEWMGMRRISGARLYAMPGLRPVRLRVGAVGSGQTRDILLSPGHQVLLSGAKPRALFGTDEVLVRARDLRDDRWVTEEHGLGEVIYIHLLFRRHQVIWANGLPCESFHPADADLDHLNPVDVEELHEIAPPGGYGPHARRCLSPAELAILRHEGAPRYLS
- the pdeM gene encoding ligase-associated DNA damage response endonuclease PdeM; translated protein: MRNAHAFTFAGQHLVARPSGALYWPSARLLVVSDLHLGKSERIARRSGPLLPPYEVLDTLTRLDEDITDTDPAAVISLGDSFDDMAAVQALDPDFHAWLRRLMAGRDWTWVTGNHDPAPLGLGGHAAEGVTCEPLTFRHIATEAGRHEVSGHYHPKAALSVRGRRVSRPCFLHDGNRLILPAYGTYTGGLRSRDAALAGLMGAQARAILAGLPMVEIPMPR
- a CDS encoding lipocalin family protein yields the protein MRALALILVPILVLSGCAAVVAPLLPAYRDTSVTIASKADFDPARYAGLWHEVARFPVPFQSGCPRATAEYTAPDAAGEIRLRNTCRDADGAALRAITGRAETIGPGRLRVSLSGVPFAAPLWVLWTDADYRTAVLGQPDGRAGWILNRDPEIPPDRLAAALTVLDFNGYDTGALIYAPAVQKPLE
- a CDS encoding ligase-associated DNA damage response DEXH box helicase — translated: MLPPALSEFFTSRHWTLHPHQREMLARADAPALLLIAPTGGGKTLAGFLPTLAELADGEHTGLHTLYVSPLKALANDIRRNLSTPIAEASLPIRVEDRTGDTSQTQRKRQRADPPHILLTTPESLALMISYPDAARTFAGLKRVIVDEIHALADNKRGDQLMLCLSRLQTLAPGLRRVGLSATVDDPGVIAHYLARHPDPCPILHADPGPPPDIDVLETEEAPPWAGAGGRYAIPAVLEQVRQHNTTLIFHNTRAQAEIFFHNLWLANEEGLPIGIHHGALSKEARLRVEQAMVAGELKAIVATGSLDLGIDWGDVDLVIQIGAPKKVKNLVQRIGRANHRYNAPSKARLVPANRFEVIECHAALEAVRAGQLDGDLRLDGPRDVLCQHIACVACAGDFAADELFAEVTSVGPYSALSRADFDDCLDFVATGGYALRAYDRYQRLKERAPGIWGLRDPRAARQIRMNLGTIVDTDKLKVRFKGRGGQPLGEIEEGFAATLSPGDTFLMGGQVVRYENMRELTVEVSPRPNKEPRIATYVGYKWTTSVKLAHRIQDMLHERRFDALPGHTREWLELQDRNSRMPEPGRLLVETFPRDGRHHVTLYGFAGVNAHQTLALLVTKGMEEAGLDPLGFVATDYATMIWGLRPVPDIRPFLQNDGVHAALESWLQGNAVMKRTFRNAAIIAGLIDRNYPGKRSTGRQAAFSSDILYDTLHRYDPDHLMLRITEEEAMRGHIDFGRVELLLETVGDRIDQVRLDRVSPLSAPLFLEHGIVPIKGRAEARLMEEEAAALMAEAGLSLE
- the rpsD gene encoding 30S ribosomal protein S4, whose amino-acid sequence is MTKRTSAKYKIDRRMGENIWGRAKSPVNRREYGPGQHGQRRKGKMSDFGLQLRAKQKLKGYYGDLTEKQFRRIFAEAERQRGDTGENLIGLLERRLDAVVYRAKFVATIFAARQFVNHGHVTVNGQRVNIPSYKVKEGDVIAVRDKSKQLASVLEASQLAERDVPDYLDVDHGKMTATYVRVPGLSDVPYAVMMEPNLVIEYYAQN
- a CDS encoding prepilin peptidase, coding for MEVALAATPMQGWVFGLLSLPICLWVAYTDLSQMRIRNQAVLALFLVYVLAGIFVVAPLTEYLWRFVNLAVILAAGFLLSTARAVGAGDAKFAAAMAPFVALADIGEVLILFSVLLIATWLLHRVARSMAPVRNLAPDWKSWTEAKDFPMGITLAATHLTYLGLAATQG
- a CDS encoding ATP-binding protein, which codes for MNMHTDPAQLGVPAPTQPRTLQETGLTGVMLRDVMLKTVYRKSVETTREISAAICLTTGLTQQLIDQAREAGLMQATGTMHAGSSGEMGYQLTDAGKGRATDALAQSEYYGPMPVPLDRYKEQVKAQSIKNIKITRQRLLDSMGHLILPKDLIDQLGPAVGSGRSVLMYGPPGNGKSSIAEGIRASLGDNIWIPHAIEYAGQVITLYDPIVHTKVEQPDHENSLRKTNLRVDTRYLLCTRPTVMTGGELALDMLDLNYNAVARTYQASLQLKSSGGVFIVDDLGRQEEPPQKIVNRWIVPMEMGYDILALQSGEKFEVPFDTLVVFSTNFHPNKIFDVAALRRIFFKVLIDGPTQAEFLKIFAMVAKKKKFALDEPSLVHLLKSKYPEIDNVYANYHANFLIDQMIATCNFEGMEYRMTPELVDRAWANLFVEETEIVH